AATATATTGAACAGGCTATTAACTGTATTATTAGACAATCATATGTTAATTGGGAATTGATAATTTGTGATGACGGATCAATAGACGGAACAAGAGAGATTATCGAGTCATTTGCTTTAATGGATAAAAGAATACGATGTTATCATAATGAAAATAATTTAGGAATTGTTGCGACCAGAAATAAACTTCTCGCTAAAGCTAAGGGTGAATTTATAACAATGTTAGATGCTGATGATTTATGCGTTGCAGAAAGAATTAGTGTTTTGAGAAATTTTCTTTTAGTAAACGATCATGTTGGAATTGTTGGGTCAGGTGTTCAATTTATTTCACAAAATGGCTCCTTAAAAGGAGAAAGAAAGTATCCTGAAACAAATTCTGAAATTCAAAACAATCTTTTGAATGAAAAATTTCCTTTCTGTGGTGCTGGAGTAATGATAAGAAAGGAGGTATACTTAAAAATTGGCGGTTATAGAGATTATTTTGAAGGAAAGGCTTGGGACGATCATGATTGGCTATTTCGATCTAGTATGCATTTTAAAGGAGCTAATGTTCCGGAAATGCTTTATCAATATAGAGACAATCCTGAATCTTTTATGAGAAATATTGGTCCAATGGATTACAAAAAATTTACAATAAAAAAAATTGCAATTGCTTTAGGAAAACAGAGAATCCTAACGGGATCTGATTTTTTAGAGGATAAAGATTTTGAAGGACTCAAAAATTTAGAAGAACTTCATGAAAAGCCATTTAAAAAAGATCCGAGTTTAATATATCGTATAATGGCAGCCCGGGCGAAAACAAATAGTGAAAAGATCTACCTTTTGAAGAAGGCGATTAAAAAGAATATTTTTGAATTAAGAAATTATTATTATTTCTTAAAAATGGTAACCAATAAGAGTTGATGTATGAAGATAGGGTTCGTAGTTCATTTTTTTGATTTTCGCAATGACGTTCGTCGTTTAATAACTGAAGTAGCAAAAACGAATGAGGTGGTACTTTTTGTTAAATCTCAAGATTTAGACAATATTAAAAAATTTAACATCCAAAATGTAAGTATTCGTGTAATCAATGAAAAAATACCTTCATTACGAAACAGACTTTTGGGACAAATTTATTTTTTCTTTAAGAAACTTCCTAAATCCACTCAAAATTTTTATTTGATGGAGTATTTTAAAATTAATAATCTAAAAAAGGGTAATAAGGCTGCTAAAAAAAGATTAGATTGGGTAAAGAGGCTCCCAAAAATTATGGATTATGATTCTTACCTTTCCAAACTGAGTTTTTCGGAAAAAACAAATATTCGAAATTTAGATCGGATTATTTTTTTTACTGAAATTGCTGATGATTTTTTTCTTTCTCGATGTATAAAAGAAAACCTAGAAATTTTTGTTTATGCTTATAGTTGGGATCATGCTTACAAGCATACTCGATTTTCAAATAGGGTAAAATACCTGACTTGGAGCGACGGTACAAAACAAGATATTATAGATTTACAAGGAATTGATAAAAATCGGATAAAAGTCTGGGGATCAGGCCAATTCGCTTATATTCATGAAGTGAATAATACGATTAAAGAAATGAGTCGTTCCTTTGAGGAAAGGTATATATATTATGTTTGCGCCATAGGGATAGAACCATTAGTCCCTGATGAGATAAATATTATAAAGACGATAAATTCAATAATTAAACAGAACGCGCCAGAATTGAATTTTGTCGTTCGTCCATATCCTGTTCTTGATAATTGGGATTATTATGAGGAATTGCGTTCCTTAGGGATTATTTTAGATGATGATTTTAGGACTCAAAACTTATCTATTGAAGAAGACTCTATTTTTCGAAAATTTGAAAAGATCCATAATGCAGAATTACTATTACATCTTGGAACCACAATGGGTCTAGAGGCTAGTTTTTTCAAGACACCAACTTTATTGATTGATTTTGGTTATGACAAGTCTATAGATAAGGCTCTTTCAATTAATAATTTTGTTCATCAAGGGCAAAATGATAAATATTTGGTTAAAAAGAGCAAGAGGCAATGGATTCAGAATGAAAATGAGTTGTTATACTGGTTGGAAATGGTGGTTAATTCAAACGCAACAAATTGTAATCAGAACCATATTATATCAGAACAATTCAATTTGAGAAGTTTTGAAAGTTTGGCAAAAGATCTTATCGATATTTAAATTGAAAAATTTTTTATTAAAAATATATTTACCTCTAAAATGTTTCATTGACTACTTAATTCGAGAATGGTTAATGTATATTCCATTTCATCGTTTCAGAAAGGGAATAATTAAATTACAATGCAAGCATGTAGGGAAATCCACTAATTTTTTGATGGGCATTGAATTACGCGTTCCAAAGAATATTAGTGTTGGTAATAATTCAGTAATCAACAAAAATGTTTTATTAGATGGAAGAGGAGGGAGCTTGATTATAGGTAGTAATGTTGATATTGCACAGGAAACAAATATCTGGACCCTTGAGCACGATATTCATGATGATTATCACATTGATAGAGGAGGAGATGTGATAATAGGAGATTATGTTTGGATTGCATCTCGTGTAACAATTTTGCCAGGCG
This DNA window, taken from Lutimonas zeaxanthinifaciens, encodes the following:
- a CDS encoding acyltransferase; translation: MKNFLLKIYLPLKCFIDYLIREWLMYIPFHRFRKGIIKLQCKHVGKSTNFLMGIELRVPKNISVGNNSVINKNVLLDGRGGSLIIGSNVDIAQETNIWTLEHDIHDDYHIDRGGDVIIGDYVWIASRVTILPGVTIGKGAVVASNSVVTKDVPAMTIVGGIPAKVIGQRKSKLKYRLNYKPWFR
- a CDS encoding glycosyltransferase family 2 protein, which encodes MELVSVIMPAYNAEKYIEQAINCIIRQSYVNWELIICDDGSIDGTREIIESFALMDKRIRCYHNENNLGIVATRNKLLAKAKGEFITMLDADDLCVAERISVLRNFLLVNDHVGIVGSGVQFISQNGSLKGERKYPETNSEIQNNLLNEKFPFCGAGVMIRKEVYLKIGGYRDYFEGKAWDDHDWLFRSSMHFKGANVPEMLYQYRDNPESFMRNIGPMDYKKFTIKKIAIALGKQRILTGSDFLEDKDFEGLKNLEELHEKPFKKDPSLIYRIMAARAKTNSEKIYLLKKAIKKNIFELRNYYYFLKMVTNKS